In Sulfitobacter sp. W027, a single window of DNA contains:
- a CDS encoding DegT/DnrJ/EryC1/StrS aminotransferase family protein: MALPDMHRAEPIPAEAEAALAALLQSGDLFRYTAAKDAPVSLLEVEFAQMMGSKYALAVSSCSAALFLSLLALDLPKDARVLIPGFTFAAVPSAVIHAGYKPVLCEVGENYRVDLEDFAAKLPGVEAVIISHMRGHTSDMDTIMALCDAANVPVIEDAAHSLGTLWQGQKIGTIGKIGCFSFQSYKMINAGEGGILITGDADLVARAIIMSGAYEHNWKKHSALQESFAKWQNRLPLYNLRMSNLSAAIIRPQLPHLPRRVADGLRNHDHMAARLAASPLIDVPSPLPGETRAPDSIQFNVVGLPDATIRAFAAAAENAGVKVQVFGQSTDNARAFWNWQFIEDLPELPRTRAMLMRACDVRLPVQLTLSQIDAVADVILGALAEVADAQAA; encoded by the coding sequence ATGGCACTGCCTGACATGCACCGCGCCGAACCGATCCCCGCCGAAGCCGAGGCCGCCCTAGCGGCGCTTTTGCAAAGTGGCGATCTCTTTCGCTATACGGCGGCGAAAGACGCGCCTGTTTCCTTGCTGGAAGTGGAATTCGCGCAGATGATGGGCAGCAAATATGCGCTTGCCGTCTCTTCCTGTTCTGCCGCGCTGTTTTTGTCATTGCTCGCCTTGGACCTGCCGAAAGATGCGCGCGTGTTGATCCCCGGTTTCACCTTTGCTGCCGTTCCCTCTGCCGTGATCCATGCAGGGTACAAGCCCGTGCTTTGTGAGGTGGGGGAGAACTACCGTGTCGATCTTGAAGATTTCGCAGCAAAACTGCCCGGTGTTGAGGCCGTGATCATCAGCCATATGCGCGGGCATACCTCGGATATGGATACGATCATGGCGCTCTGCGATGCGGCGAATGTCCCGGTGATCGAAGACGCTGCCCATTCGCTTGGCACGCTATGGCAGGGTCAGAAGATCGGGACAATTGGCAAGATCGGCTGCTTCTCTTTCCAGTCCTACAAAATGATTAATGCGGGCGAAGGGGGTATCCTGATCACCGGTGACGCTGATTTGGTGGCCCGCGCTATCATCATGTCGGGCGCTTATGAGCACAACTGGAAGAAACATTCCGCGCTGCAGGAGAGCTTTGCCAAGTGGCAAAACCGGCTGCCGCTTTACAATCTGCGCATGTCGAACCTTTCGGCTGCGATCATCCGCCCGCAGCTGCCGCATCTGCCGCGGCGGGTGGCGGATGGGTTGCGCAATCACGATCACATGGCCGCGCGGCTTGCGGCGTCGCCTCTGATAGATGTGCCCAGCCCCCTGCCCGGCGAAACCCGCGCGCCGGATTCGATCCAATTTAATGTGGTCGGTCTGCCCGACGCAACGATCCGTGCCTTTGCTGCCGCAGCAGAAAATGCCGGTGTCAAAGTTCAGGTCTTCGGCCAAAGCACCGACAACGCTCGCGCCTTCTGGAACTGGCAATTTATCGAAGACCTGCCCGAACTTCCGCGCACCCGTGCGATGTTGATGCGGGCCTGTGACGTACGCCTCCCGGTCCAGCTGACCCTTTCGCAAATCGACGCTGTGGCGGATGTGATCTTGGGCGCTTTGGCCGAGGTTGCGGATGCGCAGGCCGCCTAG
- a CDS encoding FAD-binding oxidoreductase: MNLLYANDTPGQYPTSWYAATATKHTAYPPLQGDTKADVCVVGGGYTGLSAALHLAEAGYDVVLLDAQRVGFGASGRNGGQLGSGQRVEQDSLEKMLGQDHASKLWDMGQEAKALVKSLIEKHEIDCHLKPGVAWTGSTVSDVRHLHDYAEHLQKHYGYDEIEVLDHTALQSVCPSPDYKGGVLDMGAAHLHPLNYALGLARAAAAAGVRIHETSPAENIVEGSNAIVQTATGSVTADHVVLACNGYLGKLNGEVAARVMPINNFIAATEPLGDRVKDVLPRDVAVADSRFVVNYFRLSHDGRLLFGGGESYGYRFPQDIAARVRKPMSQVFPQLKDVKIDYAWGGTLGITMKRLPYVARLAPNILSASGYSGHGVGTATHAGYLMAKAIEGDAEGFDTMAAIPTQAFPGGASMRSPLLVLAMLWYATRDRLGL; this comes from the coding sequence ATGAACCTGCTTTACGCCAATGACACGCCCGGCCAGTACCCCACAAGCTGGTATGCCGCCACCGCCACGAAGCATACGGCCTACCCACCGCTTCAGGGTGATACCAAAGCCGATGTCTGTGTCGTTGGCGGGGGCTATACCGGCCTATCAGCTGCGCTGCATTTGGCCGAGGCGGGCTATGATGTGGTGCTGTTGGACGCGCAGCGCGTGGGCTTTGGCGCGTCGGGCCGCAACGGCGGGCAGTTGGGGTCCGGTCAGCGGGTTGAGCAGGACAGTCTGGAAAAGATGCTGGGCCAAGACCATGCCAGCAAGCTTTGGGATATGGGGCAAGAAGCCAAGGCGCTGGTCAAATCGTTGATCGAGAAGCATGAGATCGACTGCCATCTGAAACCCGGTGTGGCATGGACCGGATCGACCGTCTCTGACGTGCGGCATCTGCACGACTATGCGGAACATCTGCAAAAGCACTACGGTTATGATGAGATTGAGGTGTTGGACCACACCGCGCTGCAATCGGTCTGCCCCTCGCCCGACTACAAGGGCGGCGTGCTCGACATGGGTGCGGCGCATCTACATCCGCTGAACTATGCGCTTGGCCTGGCCCGTGCCGCAGCCGCCGCAGGGGTGCGCATCCATGAGACAAGCCCCGCCGAGAATATCGTCGAAGGCAGTAATGCAATTGTGCAGACCGCCACCGGCAGCGTCACCGCCGACCATGTTGTGCTGGCCTGCAACGGCTATCTCGGAAAGTTGAACGGCGAAGTTGCCGCGCGGGTCATGCCGATCAACAACTTCATTGCCGCAACAGAACCCTTGGGAGACCGGGTGAAAGACGTGCTGCCGCGTGATGTTGCCGTCGCCGACAGCCGTTTCGTGGTGAACTACTTCCGCCTGTCGCACGACGGGCGGCTGCTTTTTGGGGGCGGCGAAAGCTATGGCTACCGCTTTCCGCAGGACATCGCCGCCAGGGTGCGCAAACCAATGTCGCAGGTCTTTCCGCAATTGAAGGACGTGAAGATTGACTATGCTTGGGGCGGCACCTTGGGCATCACCATGAAACGCCTGCCCTATGTCGCGCGGCTTGCGCCCAATATCCTCTCGGCCTCTGGCTACTCAGGCCATGGGGTCGGCACGGCGACCCATGCGGGCTATCTGATGGCCAAGGCCATCGAAGGCGATGCCGAAGGGTTCGACACGATGGCTGCGATCCCGACGCAGGCTTTCCCCGGCGGCGCTTCGATGCGCAGCCCGCTTTTGGTGCTTGCCATGCTTTGGTACGCAACGCGGGACCGGCTCGGGCTCTGA
- a CDS encoding glutamine synthetase family protein: protein MADDWTEVLPEAARAYLEGRRLDEVECIIPDLPGIARGKAVPASKFARQDYFHLPDSIFYQTITGEWGEAAGEDGFIEKDMILRPDMATATAAPWTGDWTLQVIHDAFDRNNEPVPYSPRNVLKRVVQLYRDKGWEPVVAPEMEFFLVARNIDPAKEIQPMMGRSGRPAAARQAYSMTAVDEFGPVIDDIYDFAEAQGFEIDGITQEGGAGQLEINLQHGDPVRLADEVFYFKRLIREAAMRHECYATFMAKPIADEPGSAMHIHHSVLDVNTGENIFANADGEETEPFKHFIAGLQNHMPSALAVIAPYVNSYRRYVKDHAAPINLEWGRDNRTTGIRVPLSGPKSRRVENRLAGMDCNPYLGIAASLACGYLGLTQQKDPLPEFKGDAYVGEGDIPQVLGEALDLFEEATELHEVLGPDFARVYSIVKRAEYEEFLQVISPWEREHLLMNV, encoded by the coding sequence ATGGCCGACGATTGGACAGAGGTATTACCCGAAGCGGCACGCGCCTATCTTGAGGGGCGCCGTCTGGACGAAGTGGAGTGTATTATCCCCGACCTGCCCGGCATTGCCCGGGGCAAGGCTGTCCCGGCGTCGAAATTCGCCCGGCAAGACTACTTCCACCTGCCTGACAGCATCTTTTACCAGACCATCACCGGCGAATGGGGCGAAGCGGCGGGCGAAGATGGGTTTATCGAGAAGGACATGATCCTGCGCCCGGATATGGCCACGGCCACCGCAGCCCCCTGGACAGGGGATTGGACGCTTCAGGTGATCCACGACGCTTTCGACCGCAACAATGAGCCGGTGCCCTATTCCCCGCGCAACGTCTTGAAACGCGTGGTGCAACTCTACCGCGACAAGGGCTGGGAGCCTGTGGTGGCCCCTGAGATGGAATTCTTCCTTGTGGCGCGCAACATCGACCCGGCCAAGGAAATTCAGCCGATGATGGGCCGCTCGGGCCGCCCCGCAGCGGCGCGGCAGGCCTATTCGATGACCGCGGTGGATGAATTCGGCCCGGTGATCGACGACATCTATGACTTTGCCGAGGCGCAGGGTTTTGAAATCGACGGCATCACCCAAGAAGGCGGTGCAGGCCAGCTTGAGATCAACTTGCAACACGGCGATCCGGTGCGTCTGGCGGATGAGGTCTTTTACTTCAAGAGGCTGATCCGCGAAGCGGCCATGCGCCATGAGTGCTACGCCACTTTCATGGCCAAGCCGATTGCGGATGAGCCGGGCAGCGCCATGCATATCCACCATTCGGTGCTCGACGTGAACACCGGCGAGAACATCTTTGCCAATGCCGACGGGGAAGAGACTGAACCCTTCAAGCATTTCATCGCCGGTCTGCAAAACCACATGCCAAGCGCCTTGGCGGTGATCGCGCCTTACGTGAACTCCTACCGCCGCTATGTGAAAGACCACGCAGCCCCCATCAACCTCGAATGGGGCCGCGACAACCGGACCACCGGCATTCGCGTGCCGCTCTCGGGGCCGAAATCACGCCGGGTGGAAAATCGTCTCGCCGGGATGGACTGCAACCCCTACTTGGGCATCGCCGCCAGCCTCGCTTGCGGATATCTGGGCCTGACCCAACAAAAAGACCCGCTGCCCGAGTTCAAGGGTGACGCATATGTCGGCGAAGGAGACATTCCGCAGGTCTTGGGCGAAGCGCTTGATTTGTTTGAAGAAGCCACGGAGTTGCACGAGGTCTTGGGCCCCGACTTCGCCCGCGTCTACTCCATCGTGAAACGTGCCGAATACGAAGAGTTCCTTCAGGTCATCTCGCCTTGGGAACGTGAACATCTACTGATGAACGTCTGA
- a CDS encoding type 1 glutamine amidotransferase: MKIGILQTGHSPEDFRKELGDYGEMFTKLLDGHDFDFQIWYVVDGILPEGVSEADGWLITGSKHGAYEDHDWIPPLEDFIRETYADGRPMIGVCFGHQIIAQALGGKVEKFTGGWSIGRTEYDMGGEKLALNAWHQDQVVELPEGAKVVASSDFCPYAALAYDNRIWTVQPHPEFGHDFIDGLIKTRGKGVVPDLQLEQATAALGGPIDNHKIADQMAAFFKDNRKERA; encoded by the coding sequence ATGAAAATCGGCATTCTGCAAACCGGCCATTCCCCCGAGGACTTCCGCAAAGAGCTTGGGGACTATGGCGAAATGTTCACCAAGCTGCTGGACGGTCACGACTTTGATTTTCAGATTTGGTATGTGGTCGATGGCATCCTACCCGAAGGGGTGAGCGAGGCCGATGGCTGGCTCATCACCGGCTCTAAACACGGCGCCTATGAGGATCACGACTGGATCCCCCCGCTGGAGGATTTCATCCGCGAGACCTATGCCGATGGCCGCCCGATGATTGGCGTTTGCTTTGGCCATCAGATCATTGCCCAAGCGCTTGGCGGCAAGGTTGAAAAGTTCACCGGCGGCTGGTCGATTGGCCGCACAGAATACGACATGGGTGGCGAGAAACTGGCGTTGAACGCATGGCATCAGGATCAGGTCGTGGAACTGCCCGAAGGCGCCAAGGTCGTTGCCTCATCTGACTTCTGCCCCTATGCCGCGCTGGCCTATGACAACCGCATCTGGACGGTACAGCCGCATCCTGAGTTCGGGCATGACTTCATTGACGGTCTGATCAAAACCCGCGGCAAGGGCGTGGTGCCAGACCTCCAGCTTGAACAGGCGACCGCTGCCTTGGGCGGCCCCATTGATAACCATAAAATCGCGGACCAAATGGCCGCATTCTTTAAAGACAACAGGAAAGAGAGGGCCTGA
- a CDS encoding glutamine synthetase family protein, whose product MNNWLRKNPQVRTIRVAAADLNGQARGKRIPSRFADKVTTEGTRFPVSVLNLDIWGEDIDDSPLVFESGDADGVLKPTERGFMPMPWLDAPSALLPIWMFREDGRPYPGDPRHALRAVLDRYKARGLTPVCAVELEFFLIDDSGRNLQVPISPRSGKRRKAAETMSIRALDQFDLFFTDLYDACEEMDIPADTAISEAGLGQFEINLMHCDDALRAADDAWLFKMLVKGLARRHGFAASFMAKPYEDYSGSGLHTHFSVLDENGDNIFDDGGPKGTDTLRHAVAGCLNAMQGSALVFCPHANSFDRMVPESHAPTGVCWAYENRTAAIRIPSGSHKARRIEHRVSGGDVNPYLMLAAVLGAALNGIEDAAEPPAPITGNAYAADLPRMPSDWKTAIDLFEGCPHVARIFAPEMIRNFVLTKRQELHYMQELTPEEQVEIYLDTV is encoded by the coding sequence ATGAACAACTGGCTTCGTAAAAACCCCCAAGTCCGCACCATCCGTGTGGCCGCCGCTGACCTGAATGGCCAAGCACGCGGCAAGCGAATCCCGTCGCGGTTTGCGGATAAAGTAACCACCGAAGGCACGCGTTTTCCGGTCTCGGTGCTGAACCTCGACATCTGGGGCGAGGATATCGACGACAGCCCGCTGGTGTTTGAAAGCGGCGATGCGGATGGCGTGCTGAAACCGACCGAGCGGGGCTTCATGCCAATGCCATGGCTCGACGCGCCCTCGGCCCTGCTGCCGATCTGGATGTTCCGCGAAGATGGCCGCCCCTACCCCGGCGATCCGCGCCACGCGCTGCGTGCCGTGCTCGACCGCTACAAAGCGCGCGGCCTCACGCCGGTCTGCGCGGTGGAGTTAGAATTCTTCCTGATCGACGACTCGGGCCGCAACCTTCAGGTGCCGATCTCGCCCCGCTCTGGCAAGCGGCGCAAAGCGGCTGAAACCATGTCGATCCGCGCACTCGACCAGTTCGATCTGTTCTTCACCGATCTTTATGACGCCTGCGAAGAGATGGACATCCCCGCCGACACCGCCATTTCCGAGGCGGGTCTGGGCCAGTTCGAGATCAACCTTATGCATTGCGACGACGCCCTGCGCGCCGCTGACGATGCGTGGTTGTTCAAGATGCTGGTCAAAGGGCTGGCCCGGCGGCACGGCTTTGCCGCGAGCTTCATGGCGAAACCCTATGAGGATTACTCAGGCTCCGGTCTGCACACGCATTTCTCGGTGCTGGATGAGAACGGCGATAACATCTTCGACGATGGCGGGCCAAAGGGGACCGACACGCTGCGCCACGCCGTGGCGGGCTGCCTGAACGCGATGCAGGGCTCGGCGCTGGTCTTCTGCCCCCATGCCAACAGCTTTGACCGGATGGTGCCTGAATCTCACGCGCCCACCGGGGTCTGCTGGGCCTATGAGAATCGCACCGCAGCGATCCGCATCCCCTCAGGCAGCCACAAGGCGCGGCGGATCGAACACCGCGTGTCGGGGGGCGATGTGAACCCTTATCTGATGCTGGCGGCCGTCTTGGGCGCGGCGCTTAACGGGATCGAAGACGCGGCAGAACCACCGGCCCCGATCACCGGCAACGCCTATGCCGCCGATCTGCCGCGCATGCCCAGCGATTGGAAAACCGCGATCGACCTGTTTGAGGGCTGCCCCCATGTCGCGCGTATTTTTGCCCCCGAAATGATCCGCAACTTCGTGCTGACGAAACGTCAAGAATTGCATTACATGCAGGAATTGACCCCAGAGGAACAGGTCGAGATCTACCTCGACACTGTGTAA
- a CDS encoding ABC transporter permease has product MSCLQTIQDYGLRSLGIGERLLPRENFTLCEQFTLIGSGMLWNIYFGVIALLTGFFFATALGVGKASPNPWFRKPAEWFIFIFRGSPLFIQFFFGYFLFLSLKSEYAFFAPFTAAWLGALIVLFLNTAAYSGEIFYGALQSIPKGDVEAADAYGLSGWSRFRRVIWPTSLRLAWPAYTNEAIFLFHATTLVFFSGFPAWQQRGDALYYASYFADKTFNPFVPYPILAGYFILLTLCIIGVFGLINSRLNRHLPQAQRRKIRLRPNLIR; this is encoded by the coding sequence ATGAGCTGTCTACAGACCATCCAAGACTATGGCCTACGCTCGCTCGGCATCGGCGAACGGCTGCTTCCGCGCGAGAACTTCACGCTCTGCGAACAGTTCACGCTGATCGGCTCGGGCATGCTCTGGAACATCTACTTTGGCGTTATCGCCCTGCTGACCGGCTTCTTCTTTGCCACAGCGCTTGGCGTCGGCAAGGCCAGTCCGAACCCGTGGTTTCGCAAACCGGCGGAGTGGTTCATCTTCATCTTCCGGGGCTCGCCGCTCTTTATCCAGTTCTTCTTTGGCTACTTCCTGTTTCTGTCGCTGAAGTCCGAATACGCTTTCTTTGCCCCCTTCACCGCGGCATGGCTCGGGGCGCTGATCGTGCTCTTTCTCAACACTGCCGCCTATTCGGGCGAAATTTTTTACGGCGCGCTGCAATCCATCCCCAAGGGCGATGTAGAGGCCGCGGATGCCTATGGTCTGTCCGGTTGGTCGCGCTTTCGCCGAGTGATCTGGCCCACCTCGCTGCGGCTCGCTTGGCCCGCCTATACGAACGAGGCGATTTTTCTGTTTCACGCCACGACACTGGTGTTTTTCAGTGGTTTCCCGGCATGGCAGCAGCGTGGTGACGCGCTCTATTACGCCAGCTATTTTGCCGACAAAACCTTCAACCCCTTCGTCCCCTATCCCATTCTTGCCGGTTATTTCATCCTGCTGACGCTTTGCATCATTGGCGTCTTCGGTTTGATCAATTCCCGCCTCAACCGGCACCTCCCACAGGCCCAACGCCGTAAAATTCGCTTGCGTCCTAATTTGATCCGGTAG
- a CDS encoding ABC transporter permease produces the protein MFSFCTDPSILDDWFWTACYLTTGVHMSFYMSFLKVLMLLAVTAPVALAFGFGGAMMARARFAPLSWVGKGYIALVRGVPDIAFFLFFVIALDQGIEYLRHKVLCSDWDMPVRQGNDFVVCQAAKMPLGNAAQWVHETYGFSLAVFTFAIVFGAFAANVLFGAMRAVPRAQLETAEAYGMSHRQTFWRVLVPQMWVYALPGLSNLWMVLIKATPLLFLLGVEDIVYWARELGGTKTPRFTDYPHPDWRMWYFLALLVFYLLFTRISEIALDRLMKRLTRGQATTGGEAQRRAGA, from the coding sequence ATGTTTTCTTTCTGCACTGACCCATCGATCCTGGACGACTGGTTCTGGACCGCCTGTTATCTGACAACCGGCGTCCATATGTCGTTCTACATGTCCTTCCTCAAGGTCTTGATGCTGCTTGCCGTGACCGCGCCCGTGGCGCTGGCCTTCGGCTTTGGCGGAGCCATGATGGCGCGCGCGCGGTTTGCGCCGCTCAGTTGGGTCGGCAAGGGCTATATCGCGCTGGTGCGCGGCGTGCCCGATATCGCCTTCTTTCTGTTTTTCGTCATCGCCCTGGATCAGGGCATTGAGTATCTGCGCCATAAGGTACTCTGTTCCGACTGGGACATGCCGGTTCGCCAAGGCAATGACTTCGTGGTCTGCCAAGCGGCCAAAATGCCCCTCGGCAATGCCGCGCAATGGGTACATGAGACCTATGGCTTCAGCCTCGCGGTCTTTACCTTTGCCATTGTTTTCGGGGCTTTCGCGGCCAATGTGCTTTTTGGTGCCATGCGCGCCGTGCCCCGCGCCCAGCTAGAGACAGCAGAGGCCTATGGCATGAGCCACCGCCAGACCTTCTGGCGCGTGCTGGTGCCGCAGATGTGGGTCTATGCCCTGCCCGGCCTTAGCAACCTTTGGATGGTGCTGATCAAGGCCACGCCGTTGCTGTTCCTCTTGGGTGTCGAAGATATCGTCTACTGGGCACGAGAACTGGGCGGCACAAAAACCCCGCGCTTCACCGATTACCCGCACCCCGACTGGCGCATGTGGTATTTCCTCGCGCTTCTGGTGTTTTACCTGCTCTTCACCCGCATCTCCGAAATCGCCTTGGACCGACTGATGAAACGACTGACACGCGGCCAAGCCACCACCGGCGGCGAAGCACAGCGGAGGGCCGGCGCATGA
- a CDS encoding transporter substrate-binding domain-containing protein: MKKILLATAALSLTAGMAFAEAHGKTIRMGTEGAYPPYNFINDAGEVDGFERELGDELCKRAELTCEWVKNDWDSIIPNLVSSNYDTIMAGMSITDERKEVIAFTQNYYPPTASAYVAASEDANLEGGVVAGQTATIQAGYVAESGATLIEFATPEETVAAVRNGEADAVFADKDYLVPIVEESGGELMFVGEDVPLGGGIGMGLRQSDTELRDTFDAVITEMKEDGSLNEMLKKWFGEDTTTYE, encoded by the coding sequence ATGAAAAAAATCCTACTTGCGACAGCCGCACTAAGCCTCACCGCCGGCATGGCCTTTGCCGAAGCCCATGGCAAAACCATCCGCATGGGCACCGAGGGCGCCTACCCTCCCTATAACTTCATCAACGACGCTGGCGAAGTTGACGGGTTCGAGCGCGAGTTGGGCGACGAGCTGTGCAAACGCGCCGAACTGACCTGCGAATGGGTCAAGAACGACTGGGACAGCATCATCCCCAACCTCGTGTCGAGCAACTATGACACCATCATGGCGGGCATGAGCATCACCGACGAGCGCAAAGAAGTCATCGCCTTCACGCAGAACTACTACCCGCCCACCGCCTCGGCCTATGTCGCGGCTTCTGAGGACGCGAACCTCGAAGGCGGCGTTGTTGCCGGCCAGACCGCGACCATCCAGGCGGGCTATGTCGCCGAAAGCGGTGCCACGCTGATCGAATTCGCGACACCCGAAGAGACCGTTGCCGCCGTGCGTAATGGCGAAGCGGATGCGGTCTTCGCCGACAAAGATTACCTCGTGCCAATCGTCGAGGAATCCGGCGGCGAACTGATGTTCGTGGGCGAAGATGTGCCGCTCGGCGGTGGCATCGGCATGGGTCTGCGCCAGTCCGACACTGAACTGCGCGACACATTCGACGCTGTCATTACCGAGATGAAGGAAGACGGCTCGCTGAACGAGATGCTCAAGAAGTGGTTCGGCGAAGACACCACCACCTACGAGTGA
- a CDS encoding ABC transporter ATP-binding protein: MTTDTPVIQIKNLHKAYGALEVLKGVDLTAPRGHVISLIGSSGSGKSTLLRCCNLLEDSQQGEVIFKGEPVRWKGDGHHRCPADAKQVLRIRTNLSMVFQQFNLWAHMSILQNVMEAPLTVLGRDRAEVERAARGYLEKVGIGDKCDAYPAQLSGGQQQRAAIARALCMEPEALLFDEPTSALDPELEQEVVKVIKDLATEGRTMVIVTHDMKLAADVSDHVVFLHQGLIEEQGTPEELFGAPKSERLRGFLSATQPA; the protein is encoded by the coding sequence GTGACGACAGATACCCCGGTTATCCAGATCAAGAACCTTCACAAAGCCTATGGCGCGCTGGAGGTTCTCAAAGGGGTCGACCTGACGGCCCCCCGTGGCCATGTTATCTCGCTGATCGGATCCTCGGGCTCTGGTAAATCGACCTTGTTGCGCTGCTGTAATCTGCTGGAAGACAGCCAGCAGGGCGAAGTCATCTTCAAAGGTGAGCCGGTCCGCTGGAAAGGCGATGGCCACCATCGCTGCCCGGCAGATGCCAAACAGGTGCTGCGCATCCGCACGAATCTGTCGATGGTGTTCCAACAGTTTAACCTCTGGGCACATATGTCGATCCTGCAAAACGTGATGGAAGCGCCGCTGACCGTCTTGGGCCGCGACCGCGCCGAGGTCGAGCGCGCCGCACGCGGCTATCTCGAAAAAGTTGGTATCGGCGATAAATGCGACGCCTACCCCGCCCAACTGTCCGGCGGCCAGCAACAGCGCGCGGCCATCGCTCGCGCGCTCTGCATGGAGCCCGAGGCGCTGCTGTTTGATGAGCCGACAAGCGCGCTTGATCCCGAGCTTGAACAGGAAGTTGTCAAAGTTATCAAAGACCTCGCCACAGAGGGGCGCACGATGGTGATCGTGACCCATGACATGAAACTGGCCGCTGACGTCAGCGACCATGTCGTGTTCCTGCACCAAGGTCTGATCGAAGAACAAGGGACGCCCGAGGAGCTTTTCGGCGCGCCCAAATCGGAACGTCTGCGTGGGTTCCTATCGGCAACCCAGCCTGCGTAA
- a CDS encoding TerB family tellurite resistance protein translates to MFGDFLKRLTQPEPDPLADNDARLALTALLVRIARSDNDYAMSERRLIDRIAAERYGLNEADATALRNEAEELEAQAPDTVRFTRAIKDAVPYERRLEVIEALWQVVLADGSRSDEEDALLRLVSNLLGVTDTDSAMARQRVAKES, encoded by the coding sequence ATGTTTGGTGACTTTCTCAAACGGCTGACCCAGCCCGAGCCCGACCCATTGGCCGACAATGACGCCCGCCTCGCGCTGACCGCGCTTTTGGTACGGATCGCCCGGTCCGACAATGACTATGCGATGAGCGAGCGGCGCTTGATCGACCGGATCGCGGCTGAGCGCTATGGCCTCAATGAGGCCGATGCCACCGCCCTGCGCAATGAGGCCGAAGAGCTTGAGGCCCAAGCCCCCGACACCGTGCGCTTTACCCGCGCGATCAAGGATGCCGTTCCCTATGAACGTCGTTTGGAGGTCATCGAAGCGCTTTGGCAGGTGGTTTTGGCCGACGGCAGCCGCTCGGACGAAGAAGACGCGCTGCTGCGGCTGGTGTCGAACCTTCTGGGTGTGACCGACACCGACAGCGCCATGGCCCGCCAGCGCGTCGCTAAGGAAAGTTGA
- a CDS encoding TerB family tellurite resistance protein yields MLNRLFPRRKAQPKPLPQPNAQLALGALLVRVAFADRNYRASEIGQIDRILARTFGLKPIEAAKLRATCEALERDAPGTPEFTRILREEVDYADRKALGEAMWQVALSDGARNDDEEIQLVAIETALGLSDEDMAAARANALNTL; encoded by the coding sequence ATGCTGAACCGACTGTTCCCCCGCCGCAAGGCACAGCCGAAACCTTTACCGCAGCCCAATGCCCAATTGGCTTTGGGCGCGCTTTTGGTGCGTGTGGCCTTCGCTGATCGCAACTACCGCGCCTCTGAGATCGGCCAGATTGACCGGATTTTGGCACGGACCTTCGGGCTCAAACCCATCGAGGCGGCGAAACTGCGCGCCACTTGCGAAGCACTGGAGCGCGACGCCCCCGGCACGCCGGAGTTCACCCGCATTCTGCGCGAAGAGGTCGACTATGCCGACCGCAAAGCTTTGGGGGAGGCGATGTGGCAAGTGGCTCTCTCGGACGGGGCGCGCAACGATGACGAGGAAATTCAGCTTGTCGCCATTGAAACCGCGCTTGGCCTCTCGGATGAGGACATGGCCGCGGCCCGCGCCAACGCTTTGAATACGCTTTGA
- a CDS encoding DUF1330 domain-containing protein encodes MPKGYWIATMDIHDTAIYDKYRAANAKPFADYGARFLVRGGTQQVREGQMRARTVVLEFDSYADAVACYESPGYQRAKDIRLNVADGSLVIVEGYDS; translated from the coding sequence ATGCCAAAGGGCTATTGGATCGCCACCATGGATATCCACGACACTGCGATTTATGACAAATACCGCGCCGCCAATGCCAAACCATTCGCAGATTACGGCGCACGGTTCCTTGTGCGTGGCGGCACCCAACAGGTCCGCGAAGGTCAAATGCGTGCCCGCACAGTGGTCTTGGAATTCGACAGCTACGCCGATGCGGTCGCCTGCTATGAAAGCCCCGGCTACCAGCGCGCGAAAGACATCCGCCTAAATGTCGCGGATGGGTCTTTAGTGATCGTTGAGGGCTATGACAGCTAG